Proteins encoded together in one Falco peregrinus isolate bFalPer1 chromosome 2, bFalPer1.pri, whole genome shotgun sequence window:
- the LOC114013760 gene encoding uncharacterized protein LOC114013760, with protein MMIVISLKLLLTMCFGCLATGHNNLTVIQTPTKVHLSVGDYTEIACIWEKSIERYRVSWYLVDKENITKTLSSKIFYVSNITRESKDVLMIKSANVNDTGFYYCQIIIEIPFCKKVYGNGTTVIVDEKVNQQNDSLKGDLATWAIIPFVVAVGSLYLCYKKKQRSKLSGSAQVPAPAARRQDARMLKVVEHQGRNECTNEAAEENSSCNSAEWAVSTLYESLDPFWQ; from the exons ATGATGATCGTAATTTCACTGAAACTTCTTTTAACGATGTGTTTTGGCTGCTTAG CTACAGGTCACAATAATTTAACAGTCATCCAAACACCGACGAAAGTACATCTGTCAGTTGGAGACTACACTGAAATTGCCTGTATTTGGGAAAAATCAATTGAGAGGTATAGAGTAAGCTGGTATCTTGTTGACAAAGAGAACATCACCAAAACTCTATCATCAAAAATTTTCTATGTATCCAACATCACCCGTGAAAGCAAGGATGTGCTAATGATAAAATCTGCCAATGTGAATGACACTGGATTTTACTACTGTCAGATAATTATTGAAATACCTTTTTGTAAGAAAGTGTATGGAAATGGGACAACAGTGATTGTTGACGAGAAAG TCAATCAGCAAAACGACTCATTGAAAGGAGATTTGGCAACATGGGCCATCATTCCTTTTGTAGTAGCAGTGGGAAGCTTGTATCTTTGCTACAAAAAGAAACAGCGCTCAAAACTTTCTG GTTCTGCACAGGTTCCTGCGCCAGCGGCAAGGCGTCAGGACGCACGGATGCTCAAGGTTGTAGAACATCAAGGGAGAAATGAATGCACCAAtgaagcagctgaggaaaactCATCATGTAATTCTGCTGAATGG GCTGTGTCTACACTTTATGAATCACTTGACCCTTTTTGGCAATGA
- the S100P gene encoding protein S100-P: protein MSQLETAMGMTIAVFDKYAKADGNRQTLTKAELKMLLEKELPNFLSSAKDKDAIDKVFKNLDENGDSQIDFKEFVIFVATLTCCCHKYFEQKAAK, encoded by the exons ATGTCTCAGCTGGAAACCGCGATGGGAATGACCATTGCTGTCTTTGACAAATATGCAAAGGCTGATGGCAACAGGCAAACCCTCACCAAAGCAGAACTAAAGATGCTTCTGGAAAAAGAGCTCCCAAACTTCCTCTCG tcagCGAAGGACAAGGATGCTATTGATAAAGTCTTCAAGAACCTGGATGAAAACGGTGATTCTCAAATAGACTTCAAGGAATTTGTCATCTTTGTGGCCACTCTGACTTGCTGCTGTCACAAATATTTTGAGCAGAAAGCAGCCAAGTAA